The sequence AGTTACGGTTGTCTGACTGACCTCTTAATTTTTCTTAACTCGCCTTTCAGCATTCTGAACtaataacaattacaatattatttgctTTTCCACTTAGCACACAATACTATTTCATCCTTCCTGAAATCAAAGTATCCTATCTCCTGTTTTTGTCTCTTCTTTGACACCAGTGGTCACTATCCGGTTCGATTTTTCTTGATAGTTTCAGAAGTACGAATGTTTCTTTGAGTCAACTCGGTTAGTAGCTTGTGActtgtaaaagaaatataaaaatgcacAACATGTTGGTTTGTACTGACTGCTGGCTGCAGCATTTCTATGAGAACACGGTATTCAAATTACACTCTTTGGTATCCTTCTTTTCCTCAATAAATGGAAAAGATATAAGGAAAACCAGCTACATTACACAACATCCACATTTTATCCCTAAACCGAACATAGTCTCATCTATGCTCAGAAATTCATGAAACATACCAAACTTTTGGTAACAACTACTTCTAAGCATATACAATAGTGGCAGTACTTTAGCTAACTTTCATTGAGCCAAGTGAGTATTAGCAGAAATATGCAAATACCTCTTGAGAAAACGAAACCTGTCTCTCATCATTGTCTTAGCAAAAATTGGAATTTTCAAGTAATCATTTGTTGACCAATAATTATTTTGAGATGACACACTGTGATAACCACTGGTTAACAATAATCTCATAAAATTTCTGATTACCTTGAAATTTTGGTAATATGGATGTACAGTTATTGTCACATGGAAAATAAATTACACTACACCTGCTAACATTCTCAAATAGGgaacattgataaaatattctgtatttagaCAAAATTGATAAACATTTGAACGTTTATCTCAATAATGCGAAAGAACAATTACATACGAATATCCTGTAATACTCGTACTTACGGAAAATATAATTATCTTTTccattaaagtaatattattatcaacaaaaaaaaaacacattaagccTGTGAAAAATAACGAAAACAAATgatcaaaaaataaatttgaaatctaAAAGCAAGCAAAATAGCATTCATTGTTGTCAAATAAGCATTATACAAGGCATAAAAATTGcacatttatataatattcaaatattacacGTGCAACAGCATTTTAAGTACATGTTCTCAAAATAGAAACGTTGGCACGTAAATGGTTGGCTTCCTTCACAACTCAAGCAATTCATTTGATAATTATAAGATGAACTTACATAAATGAAGATGGTATATCCAAGGTTTAAaggttattatattaaaataacgtgTATGCAAAATAATACaaggaaattataaaaaattgcTAAATAATTGTTTTAGATGCAAATTCAAAAATCAGAGTTAGCATGTAGCTAAGAGTATTTTTCATCAGGAATATAAGAGTTTAACGATGGATGTagtttataatacttttaatattttctattttgacTTATGTAAATTTTAGCAAACACGTTTCACTTGAAAtcagtatattttttctttcccaTAATGACATGTTCCTTAACTTATTAGAGGAATATAATAGTTGATACAGGCCAAGAAAGAATCTATTAACACGAATAGTTTCAGTCAATTCTTAAGGTTGTTTTCCTTTGTTATATCTCGCGATTCTTTTTCCTTCCATACCATACCATACTATACATACTCAATATGTGGCATACTTACAATATAACAGATGTTAGGcctggcacagccaggtggttaaggcacttagctcgtaatctgagggttgcggtttcgagtcgccgtcacaccgaacatgctcggtctatcagctgtgggggcgttataaaatgacggtaaatcccactatacgttgataaaagagtagaccaagagttggcggtgggtggtgatgacaagctgccttccctctagtcttacactgttaaattatggaaggctaacgcatatagccttcgagtagctttgcgcgaaattcaaaaacaaaacaaacaaacaataatataataaatgttcgTTATGTCTAcgtttaatagtttttatatacataattaacaTATAGTAATACTGTTTGTTATGCTAATGAAGCTAAAAAGGGTTTACAACTtttagaggaaaaaaaaacagaaaatctgTAAGTCTCTTAAAATAACTTATTGCAATTATCttctcaaaattattttgaacagacagtcgactttattttgtattatttacctCTATTTTTCACTAAGTCATATAGTTGAATGTGAAAATATTCTATTAAtcttcgcgaaattcaaaaacaaaaaaaataataataacaggttTCCATGTTTCAAACTAATGAGCCATAGTTGTATTTGTTACCAACACCACACAGTGTGAAATTGTATTAAGTAAATTTGCTTGAATTTCGTTCTGATTGTTCTATTGGTCTTCAGttaagaaaaatgtgtttttgagaaaaaaatatgtaactgCTTGATAGTAGATATTTTTGTGGTAtagaaatttctaaaacaaagaaaacaaagttaatcGCATAGCGATAGGGACAAAAAAAAAGTAGATGAATAGATAACAGTTCGTAAAACACAACAATagttacttaaaattatatttaaagacaGAATTCCGTGCCACTTCGTAGAATTTGAAAGTATAAggttctttaaatttaatttccaaCATTAAGATTAGAGTATTTGTATAGTTAAATACATTTAGGCCTTAACATATTTTAGGTATACACTAAACGTtatgtaatgttattattatatcttattatGCATGTATTTCAGATGAATGGATTTAACTCtattaaaacacatttcacaAACTCGGATTGCGAACTTTTCCTTCAtagcaaaatgtttttaatttatttagttaagATCAAGTTCCTGGCAGTATGGTTATTATTTAGTGTTAGCATTAGTTCATGTGTCACAAAAGTGTCTTTGATTTAGAAAACCAGTTTTAATTTCGAATCAAAAAGACAATTGTGatatttctaaatgaatatcattttttaGAGAAGCGAATCTTTTGTGTGAGTTTTCGGCTTcttgaaaaattaaatgaaagtgGAAATAATGTGGTCTAGCTGCAAAATAATTTTGCTTATGTGTTTTTGTAATTAGTTAAAATATGATCTGTGTGCACTTGGCTCACAgggaatattaataaataaatgttggaTGTCTTGACAGTACTCTGTCgattttataattaagttttattatttctacattaaCAGAATACAACAGGTCATAACAAGcagtgcagctttgcgcaaaatacaaaaacaaataaaccaattttcaagaaaaaataaagatgGTTGGGAGTTTAAGAGCTATTAATGTAGAgcgtttagttttgtttaaaactgCTTTGTAAATAAAAGGGTTGAGGTTGGGAGTTTTGCCTTATGTAATTTTAATGGtggttttatttctactttaaggCTATGTCTGAGTATTAAGGGTATCTGCTTTCCCACAAccagttacaaacaataaaaggcAGTAGGAGTTGAGACGTTGTGGATGTTAGCTTTCAACCCATCACTCTTAAGTGGGTTTAACTTGGAGCACACAATAGAtatgtattttactttcttttcgaACGTAATAATGTCAAATCACGTTCAAGCATAAAGATATTTGACTTTATATCGGTTTTAGAAAGTGCTTTTCTCAAATATTTATACACCAAATGATGGAATCTAATAAATATAAAGTCAGGTTTAAAATGCAAGGTATATCATTcgtagataatataacattaaataggATAAGTAACTCGGAATGATGAAACCCAAGTTTAGACAGCTACCTATATTAATGGCATTGACAGGGTTTAAATCTTTTGCAAAGAAAACGAAGTAAAGTCGTTTCATTTGTGTGAAGAAACAATTGAGAAATTTGTGTACATATAACGTAAAGATAGGAATTTATTACctatttttactttagttttaacatGACAACCAATACCAATTGACATTAATGGTCTGCAACAAATTATCAGATATTTCATGTATCAAGCAGACTTCTCTATTTTCTCTCATGTGATGTTAAAGTTTTCTATCAATGATCCTGAAAGACTTAAGATCAGGTTTCTTATTTATACGCTATTATTCCTTGTTGGGACCCCTTTAAAAGTAAAACTGACTACGGAAGATAATAAAgtaagataaattaattttttttaattgaatctGAATTCTGAAGAAGAAATATTAGTACAAACATATGTTGAACTAAAGACTGTCCTCTACGAGTGCGACCTCATGCTATAccattatattcaaatatttttcaatattatgaTCTAAAAATTCACCAATGTAACGTCACAAGTGAAAATTCTTAGTATTAGAAGCATATGAACGAGTCTAGAAAATAACTGTTTCTGACTACATATTTTTCACCTTAAAGACACCTCTTTATTGTTTATCACAATAGTATTATGTAAGTGTTAACATCGGAAGAGCATAGTTAAACTTAGCAAAAACACTACAATACGTTATCACTTCAAAAATAAGAACAATTATGTTTAGAATTATTGTACGGTTTAGTATTCATATATAAAGTATTGGATGTTCGGTGAGACTTtgattaaaaataagtattttaaacgTGAGACACACTGAACAAAAACGTTGAAAAAATAACGGTAATGGgagtgttttcttctagcaaagccacaataagctctctgctgagtccacccaagggaatcgaacgcctgattttaacgttgtaaatccgaagacttaccactgtaccagcgtgGACTATAATATCAATAAAAGTTCTTATAAAGTAGATAACAGGACAGCTTTACCAGACTTACGTTTTGCTAAAACGAATTTCagattatttcagttttatttcaacaatacacgtggcccggcatggccatttAGGTAGAGCGCttaactcgtaatatgagggttgcgggttcgattccccggctcaccaaacatgttcgccctatcagctgttggagcgttataatgtgacagtcaatcccactatacgttggtaaaaaagtggcccaagagttggcggtggatgatgatgactagctgccttctctctagtcttacactgctaaattagggcaaggccaggtggttaaggcactcgactcgtaatccgagggtcgcgggttcgaatttcgtcacatcaaacatgcttgccctttcaaccgtgagagcattataatgagacggtcTATACCATTTTTCGTTagcaattaaaaattatttgaaaagtataTGTTGTGGATGTAATAAGTGATTAACCGGTTTATGTTTCATagcaaattgaaataaataatttttttgcgAAATCGAGCTTGACTGACAAAGAACTAGCAAAGTGCAGACAAACGATGGTGAATCAATGAAAATTAAGATCGTTTATGAAATGAATTCTGGGCGTATTTACAGAATAATTATTAGGAAAAATCAGTTAAGTTACCAAGCTTCTAATGTATGGAAAAGCCAGTGCGGTTTATTAACAGTACGTTCCTACAAAAGCTTTTATGTTATGTCgcttagtaacaaaagtataacttGGTACTTTTGTTAGTCAATGCACTGaatgtataataaaatgaaatttattgaaaacaaaactgtaaaaaatatttgttgatttcttaaggGATTCCATtcattaaagaggtttgtttgttttttattagaaacgtcggtgatataacagaaaatggaCAAATTCAggaacgatttaagtttaaaattgaatcgataaTATTACtttgataataaattttatgcaTGTGACTCTAAGTTAGGTTATTCTACACTAAATCTTTACTTTAGacttattatatttacatttactatatttattagGTTTCATAGCACCTTCTTACGGTCCTCTTGCACCCCTGTCACTaaaatcatttgttattttttgtttgtttgtttgtttgttttaatttcgcgcaaaactacacgagggcaatctgcgctagccgtccctaatttagcagtgtaagactagagggaaggcagctcgttataaccacccacccccaactcttgggctactcttttaccaacgaatagtgagagtcactatcacattataacgcccccacggctgaaaaggcgatcatgtttggtgcgggggtattcgaacccatgatcctcagattacgagtcgaacgccttaacacacctgaccATGCAAGGCCCACTAAATTCGTAATGGACAGACAATAATCGAATTATTCTATCTGGATACATGCATTTTAGTTTTCATGACTTCTGTTTCGACAAATCAAGCATCGTGTGACACACACTGACTTTTGTATAGAGTGCATTTTATATCCCACGttataacttgtaccctgggatcctttcaactggtgtaacatttttattttttttatttttgttttgacttgtttttagttataacaaactaatatacatatatatatataaattaattcaaatataaagCAATACGCTTATCCCATGTAAAGTATaaacgtataaaaatatttaatatgttttctcTACCTGTACTCTGGCATTCATGCTACTAGTTCGTTTGGAGTCTGAACCACGACTAGCGTTGTTTCCGGGATTCTTAGGAATTTCGTTAGAGAAGAGGATCCTTGCAATTAAGCTGTAAAGTACACAGGACAACAGAAGAGGAAAAACATAAAAGAGAACCAGATCAGAAAAGAAGTAGCCTAGGTAATGTTTCCTTGACAACGCAAAAGTGCAGGTTTCTCTGTTGCTATAACCTTTGTAGAAGATGGGTTCTATCTTTGTGAGAAACAGCCAAGGTGAGCAGTAAAGACAAGCAAACACCCAGACTCCAACAATGATCTTCTTGGCTCTGCTGACAGTACAGACCATCTGGGCTCGCATCGGGTGACAAATAGCGATATATCGTTCAACTGTAAAGGCCGTGATAGACAAGGATGAGGCGTTGATTCCTAAATATTGGAGAAATATGAAGAGGGCACACCCCACTCTTCCCCAGATCCATTCGTCACTAAGTAAAAAATATGATAGGATCTCATTTGGGACTGATGCTGTTAGAACCATCAGGTCAGCAATGGAAAGACTAACCAAGTAGCAGTTGGTTGGAGAGTGCATACTGCGAGTTCGAAGTACAACCAGTACCACCATAATGTTTCCTAAAACTcctatcacaaaaataaaaccttgAAATACAGTTCCAATAATACGGTAGTACAAAGAATAGTAGGAAGGACTTGGCAAATCTTCAAAGGTCTGATTTGTTccattttctgtgaaattattcAAATACAACTTGTACTTGTTATGGATGTTATCTTCCCATCTCTGGTCATGCTCTGCATCTAAGAATGGTGACAGCGTAGAAGCCATTTAATCCGTTGATTTTCCAaggaactttttatttttatattaacttattgAACTTGAAATAACTTGTTTTGATATTAAGTGAgtggagaaaatattttaatttgttgtcagtaaaatagtaaatattagaGTTTCAATCGATAGAAACGCAGTTACAGTTTTCGTCAAACACTATAGAGATAGATGTTAAAAGTCCTTCAAAATGTAAATCTTCGTCTTGCAAGTCACATTAATCTGCGCTTATTACCTCAAATAGTTACAGCTGGCGACCACTAGGAATCGTGTGACTTACTGGGTTGAAGACTTATGCTGTTCGGCGGCTGAATGGTTAGTTCTTGTGGTCACGGAAGTATGATCTGGTGCTCACACTGAGAGGGACAGTTCCTTAACGCTGCCTATTCAGGTTGTCATGACAACAATAGAAAGCAGCTTGTGGTTGGATGACAGAGTTCCTGAAAGAACGCTTGTTTGAGATCGAGAACATCGTGGAGTTAGGGTGTTAACTGTTAGTTTTGCACATTGTTTTATAGAAGAATTTAATGTGGTAGTAAGTTATGTTGCATATGAGGAGTTTACGTATAAGTTTAAGGATTATAACTGCTGAAAATTGGTTTTATAATCATTCACAACTTCTGTTTATAAAGTAGTTTTATTCAGTATAGAAACTTATTTAATCTGTACTTAGTATACATTCTAagcatatatttaattaaaaactaaaatcggCACTGTGTAGGCGTAcagacaagtgtgtgtgtgtttttccttgtagcaaagccacatcggggtatctgctgagcccaccgagaggaatcgaaccctgattttagcgttgcaattccggagacatatcgctgtactagccgGGGGCGTAAACAAGTGGATAAACGTGCATGTACACAACATGAAtgtgaattaaaattaataaatacgcATAAGCACACGTTAGTCGATAAATGTATATAGATATACAAAATTAGGCAGGTATttatgaacacaaatgaataggCAGATTGTTATGTTTTACTCCTATCATAAATATCGACTTTcagtttgtagtttgtgtaaacGCCTCTTTTAAATGATATGTGAAATTTGCTTCATCGTAAGCATTATTGAAGTACCAAACTACCTATGATTGGCAAAAATATCATAATTGATGATTTTGGTATGTCCGTTTGCAATATATTCTTTCAAACATTGTCGAAAATATGTGTATCACTGATAGATTTTTGTTAATTTAGGTTTAAAACTGAGACTGCAGTATTATGAAGAGTCTTAACTTAAAGGTTGCTGGGCTTGTGgcttttcattttgttcttttatgtattacagtttataataccggaaaagtaagataaatataagtttttatcTCACTGAAAAGTCTGGCAAACTCAAACATATTTTTGCTATAAACGCACTAGATAAACGTCCACACCTGAAGGCATGAAAGATTTTAAGCGATCCTTCTCTTTACCACATACCTAAGGGAGTGAAGAGAATGGATGAAGTtccaaaaatataacttttagcTGTTCTTTGTAAGGGATTTCGTATTGACGGAggattatgtgtgtgtgtagttcaatattatctaaacaaatataatatcccTGTCTGTTGCAAATCCACCCATGTAACTACTCAGCAAGGTGCAGATGGATCTCCTCCAAGTTTAATAAAGAGGTTTATTGGGTTCATGGTGAGATATACACAAATTTTCACTTTTGCGTTTTGCggcgtttttgtttttattttttttatacactacTTCTTACCcttttgatggatcttcaccaaatttagcaTGAAGATTTTTGGGGTATGTACAAAAATAGGCCTAGATATTTGTActgaaattttatgtttttcaattttcatgagcatttttttcttcaattaCATGTAATGTAAGCCACTTTTGATTTCCTTAGATAACCTTTAATTAATTATGATTTGACACAATTTCCGTTCAGGgcacgggtactccagctagtagttaaataatgtttcaaaataaataagcACTTCCTTTTCAACTGCATGCTAATGTTTTCAATTCAAACAGTTTCTTCTTACTAACAAAGTGAAACCATTTGCAAATTGAAACACTTCACTCCAGTATTCATTTCAGTCTTATACGGACTGCTTGAATtaattaagaaacattaaaaaaattactcaTGCTAAAATTTCTGAGAActtgttatgaaaaacaaatgcTATGAGTTATATCGTCGCGTAAGTTAtcaaaatcattattagaaataagCTCCAGGAAAGTGATGATGGTTAGTATGCTTCGGAACTTCTATTTTaatgagaaaattaaaactataaaaaatgaaaacactcAGTTTATTAatctatatatttagttttataaaagtgGGATTTTTCTCATCACGTCAAGCAATGTCTAATTGATTTTGAAATACTTCCATACAAGAGACATCCTAAATTTAGCATTTTAGAAGCACGTAATAAAATCGGTAGAAATTACATTTGAGCTACTACTATTAAAAGT comes from Tachypleus tridentatus isolate NWPU-2018 chromosome 12, ASM421037v1, whole genome shotgun sequence and encodes:
- the LOC143233139 gene encoding thyrotropin-releasing hormone receptor-like, which translates into the protein MASTLSPFLDAEHDQRWEDNIHNKYKLYLNNFTENGTNQTFEDLPSPSYYSLYYRIIGTVFQGFIFVIGVLGNIMVVLVVLRTRSMHSPTNCYLVSLSIADLMVLTASVPNEILSYFLLSDEWIWGRVGCALFIFLQYLGINASSLSITAFTVERYIAICHPMRAQMVCTVSRAKKIIVGVWVFACLYCSPWLFLTKIEPIFYKGYSNRETCTFALSRKHYLGYFFSDLVLFYVFPLLLSCVLYSLIARILFSNEIPKNPGNNASRGSDSKRTSSMNARVQVVKMLAVVVAVFATLWVPYRVLVVYNSFAKERYMEPWFLMFCKTMIFINSAINPILYNAMSVKFRRAFTRMLSCGQRDQRLRNPYISASGSIRYNPSILTTTVSRTASCRVEQLQLL